The Candidatus Omnitrophota bacterium genome segment TGGATGCCTTACTCCCATCAGGTCGGGCAGACAGGGAAGACGGTCTGTCCAAAGTTATATATCGCCTGCGGCATATCAGGCCAGATTCAACATCTTATAGGAATGCAATCCTCGAAAGTTATAGTAGCGATAAACAAAGACCCCGACGCCCCCATCTTTAAGGTTGCGACGTATGGAATAGTCGGCGACCTATTCGAAATTGTTCCTGCACTCACCAAAGAATTCAAACGTATCCTCAAGAAATAAATACTGTCAACCCATTATTGTTCGAGCGAAGCCAAATTTATCTTCTCGACTGGCTCACCTTGTTCGCACGCTCGAAGAATAAATTTGTCCGAGTCCAGAACTTCTCAATAGTGATAACCTCACAACAAGTGATAACCTCGCAGGTTAGCCATGTGTCTGCACACAGATAACCTGCGAGGTTTGAAACGGTTGGGGCATTACGTTAAGTTATCAGTTATGATAACTTACTGCACTATTGACAATTTCGGTTTTGTAGTGTATGCTTATTTCTGTAAATAATCATTTTTGATTATTAAAGGAAATAAGATGAACTACGCGAATTTCAAAAAGAAAGTAATTAAGTTTCCAGTAATTCCGGCCGCCGACTTGCTTCTTTTTGAAGGCAAGCGGCAGGCGGCGCGGAATCAACTCAATCGCTGGCTGAATAAAGGTCTGGTGCTTAAGTTGAGGCGCGGGTTGTATATTCTGAATGAGAACGACCGCAAGATTGATCCATCCAGCCGGTACCTGGCCAATCAATTGTACGCCCCTTCATACGTAAGCCTGGAATACGCGCTCGGATTTTACGGCCTTATTCCGGAAAGAGTGAGGGATGTAACAAGCGTAACTACTAAAAAAACAGCCCGGTTTATCAATATAATGGGGGTCTTCACATATCAACATGTAAAGCCGGAAGCGTTTCGCGGTTACACGGCGGTCAAAGACGAAAATGGCTTCGATCTTCTTATCGCGTCCCCGGAAAAGGCCGCCATCGATTTTTTATACCTATCGCTCGACAGGATAAAAAAACCTAACATAGACATATTCGAAAGTTCTTTCCGTTTTCAAAACACGGAAGAACTGGATTGCAAAAAAATAATCGCAATGGCCGCGCTATTTAAAAATAAAAAATTAACAAAATTAGCGCGCTTATTCTGCGAATTTATCCGGAAAGAGAGGCAGTTATGACCGATCTTATCAAACAGCAATTCAAGCCCGGGATGAAGGATGAAGAAAAACTCAACAGGGTTCGAGAATTTCTGCAGATAGTCACCCTGAAAATAATCTATGACAAAGGGTTCTTTAAGAACCTCGCGTTTGTTGGGGGTACGGCGCTCAGGTTCCTATATGATTTGAGGCGTTTTTCAGAAGATCTGGATTTCTCTCTGATAAACGATGAGGGATACGCCTTCTCCGCGGTAAATTCGGAGATAGAGCGCGGTTTTAAGCTTTATGGTCTGGAGGTCGAGATCAGGCCTAAAGAAGAGAGGGCCGTCCACAGCACGTTTTTGAAATTTCCGGGTTTATTGAAAAATCTCGGCTTATCGCAACTCGCCTCTCAAAAATTGTCCATCAAGATGGAGGTTGATTCGTGGCCGCCTAAGGGATGGGCTCTTGAGACGACCCTTGTGAATAAGATATATATGATCAATATCACACATTTAGACATCTCATCTATGTATGCGACCAAATTGCATGCCTGTCTCTGCCGCAAGTATGTCAAAGGAAGGGACTTTTATGATCTCGTTTGGTATCTGACCAAAAAGATCACCCCGAATTTCATACTGCTCAACACCGCCATGGAGCAAACAGAGCATAAAAACTTCGGACTGTCGGAAAATAATTATAAGGATTTTTTGTCGGATAGGATAGGAAAAATCGATTTTAAAGACGTCCAAAAAGATGTAGATAGATTTTTGGAAGACAAGAATGAGCTCAAACTGCTAACTGCCGAAACGATAAAGGGCTTATTGGTTAAGGTATAAAAAAGCAAGATTTTGGCCCTTGCCAGGGCCTTTTTTATCGTGTAAACTTATATCTGTAGACGATAGGAAGTAAGATTACTTGCTGATGGAATATAAGCGGCAGGTAAATTTTTTTCACCTATTATTAAAATAATTTAAGAAGAGGATGCTATTAGTTATGTCAGACGCTAGAACTAATAGGATTATTGGTTTACCTACAAAGAGGCCATTCAAGGTGGTTGTATGTTTTATTACCTTGGTGGCCTTTGTGTTTAATATAGTCTCCTACGATTTTGCCTGGGCCGACAGAACGCCCTCGGAACTTACTAGCGTCGGTTCTGATAGAGCTGTCGGTCCGGGTAGTTTTAAAGAGCTGAATCCTCGGACTTTTTCTCTGCCGCAATCTCTCGGTACGATAAAAGACACCTGGAGCCCATCTGTAGGTGCCCCTCGCCTCGCTCGGGGTGAATATGAATTACAACCTCCGGTTGTAATTCATATTCAAGACGCTCACTGCAACTACTACGCCCAGAATAAGATCGCGGAAATATGCCAATATCTGAACAAAGAATACGGCGTAAACACTATAAATCTCGAGGGAGGCGCGGAGGATTACGATCTGTCCATATTTACCGATATAGCAGATAAGAGCGTAAGGAAGCGGGTGGCGGATTCGTTCGTAAAGGACGGTGTGGTAAACGGCGCCGAATACTTTGCTTTGAATAATCCGGGAAAGGTTACTTTGTGGGGCATAGAGGATCCAAAACTCTACATCGAGAACCTCAAGGTTTATCGCGAGTCGTTAAAATACAAAGACGACAGACAGCGGCTTTTGAAGAACTTAAGCTATATCCTAACCAACCTCCGGATGAAGTTGTATTCGAAGGAACTCCTCGAACTCGATGTTAAGTATTCCCAGTATAAGTCGGGCGGTATCGATCTTAAGATTTATTTAAACTACCTTATAGCCAATGCCAAAGCGCGCCTTATCGATATCAAATCGTTTCGCAACGTATTCCTTTTAAATCAGACGCTGAAGACGGAAGGCGATATAGATTTTAACAAGGCTAATAATCAGCGTGACGCGCTGATAGACAAGCTCCAGAAGAAGATGTCGAGGAATATGCTGAAAGAACTCGTATCGAAGACGGTTGAGTTCAAGGCGGAGAAGATATCACAGGAAGAGTTTTACATATATCTCATCAAGACCGCTAAGTCGATGGGGATTTCCATAGAGGGCTACCCGGAGCTCGAAAAGTATATCGTTTATATCTCGTCGTACGCCGGCATAGATAAGGCAAAGATAATAGACGAGATTTCCGCACTGGAGACGAAGATGCGCGAAACCCTCTATCGTAACGACATGGAGCGCGAACTCGATAAACTCTCAAAGGACCTCGTCCTGACTAAGAATATTTTTAACATATCGATATCGAGGGACGATTATAAATACTATAAGGCGAACGAGGAGGCGTTCGATACGCGGAATTACGTGAAATTCATCGAGCGCGAAGCGTCGCTCTGCGGAATAACCGCGAAGCTGGACGATGGCATCGCCCGCCTCGATCAGTATCGCAACCAAATCTCGAAGTTTTATGAATATTCTTTCAAGCGCGATGAGGTATTTATCAAGAATCTTGTTACCACGAATCCTTCGTCCGTCATCGCGAGAGCCGCGAAGCGGGGCGAAGCAATCTCGCTTTTAAAGATTGCTTCGTCGCCTTCGGCTCCTCGCAATGACGGACGGGTGGGGACTATCCCTATTTTCCGGAATCAATCTCCAAACGTCGCCATCCTCATCACCGGCGGTTTCCACACAGAAAACTTA includes the following:
- a CDS encoding nucleotidyl transferase AbiEii/AbiGii toxin family protein, with amino-acid sequence MTDLIKQQFKPGMKDEEKLNRVREFLQIVTLKIIYDKGFFKNLAFVGGTALRFLYDLRRFSEDLDFSLINDEGYAFSAVNSEIERGFKLYGLEVEIRPKEERAVHSTFLKFPGLLKNLGLSQLASQKLSIKMEVDSWPPKGWALETTLVNKIYMINITHLDISSMYATKLHACLCRKYVKGRDFYDLVWYLTKKITPNFILLNTAMEQTEHKNFGLSENNYKDFLSDRIGKIDFKDVQKDVDRFLEDKNELKLLTAETIKGLLVKV